The following are from one region of the Methanomassiliicoccales archaeon LGM-DZ1 genome:
- a CDS encoding AAA family ATPase translates to MRVFKRKIWERLAEWKRDFSRDYALLIEGARRVGKTTAVREFAAANYRSYILIDFSKDRESMKLFRDCMNDLDGLFLRLQSAYGTELYVRDSLIIMDEVQFCPQARQAIKHLVADGRYDYIETGSLISVKRNVRQILIPSEEMAVEMFPMDFEEYLWAKGDTVTAGLIRECFRKKQPLGQAAHRKIMGEYAEYMLVGGMPQAVDALLEYNSFSRVEKVKRGILDLYVKDAAKTEESGSLLASMTLQNVPSMLSKHEKRFMPSAVRRGSRIRDFRTSIAWLAGSKTVNICYRSTDPSPALGLNLDEDVFKLYMADTGLLFTAAFRANIGDADEICSAMLKGKLSINEGMFFENQAAQELKASGHDLVYGRFYAEGTSRVQEIDFILAYAGRLIPIEVKSSVSGKHVSLDRFMEKYRKWVKEAYVIHTKDLRVDGNVVYIPIYMTMCL, encoded by the coding sequence ATGAGGGTGTTCAAGCGGAAGATCTGGGAAAGGCTTGCCGAATGGAAGCGGGACTTCAGCCGCGATTATGCGCTGCTGATCGAAGGCGCGAGAAGGGTCGGGAAAACCACTGCTGTCAGGGAATTCGCCGCCGCCAACTACAGGTCGTACATCCTGATCGATTTCTCGAAGGACAGGGAATCCATGAAGCTGTTCAGAGACTGCATGAACGATCTGGACGGTCTGTTCCTCCGTCTCCAGTCGGCCTACGGCACTGAGCTGTACGTCAGGGACAGCCTGATAATCATGGACGAGGTGCAGTTCTGCCCGCAGGCCAGGCAGGCGATCAAGCATCTGGTGGCCGACGGACGCTACGATTACATCGAGACCGGGTCCCTGATATCGGTCAAAAGGAACGTGAGACAGATTCTGATACCTTCGGAGGAGATGGCCGTTGAGATGTTCCCGATGGATTTCGAGGAATATCTGTGGGCCAAAGGCGATACCGTCACTGCCGGGCTCATCCGCGAATGCTTCAGGAAGAAGCAGCCCCTCGGTCAGGCGGCCCACAGGAAGATCATGGGCGAATATGCTGAGTACATGCTGGTCGGGGGCATGCCGCAGGCAGTCGATGCGCTGCTGGAATACAACAGCTTCAGCCGCGTCGAGAAGGTGAAGAGGGGGATCCTCGATCTCTACGTGAAGGATGCGGCGAAAACAGAGGAATCCGGTTCTCTGCTGGCTTCCATGACCCTTCAAAACGTTCCTTCCATGCTTTCGAAGCATGAGAAGCGCTTCATGCCCTCAGCGGTCCGTCGGGGGAGCCGCATCAGGGATTTCCGCACCAGCATCGCTTGGCTGGCCGGGTCCAAGACGGTCAATATCTGCTATCGCAGTACCGATCCAAGCCCCGCCCTCGGACTGAACCTCGACGAGGACGTTTTCAAGCTGTACATGGCAGACACCGGGCTGCTGTTCACCGCTGCTTTCAGAGCGAACATCGGAGATGCGGATGAGATCTGCTCGGCCATGCTGAAAGGGAAGCTGTCGATCAACGAGGGGATGTTCTTCGAGAACCAGGCGGCGCAGGAACTGAAGGCATCGGGACACGATCTGGTCTACGGGCGTTTCTATGCCGAAGGCACATCGCGCGTTCAGGAGATCGATTTCATCCTAGCCTATGCCGGGAGGCTTATCCCCATAGAGGTGAAGTCCTCGGTGTCGGGAAAGCATGTCTCTCTCGACAGGTTCATGGAGAAGTACCGGAAGTGGGTGAAAGAGGCCTACGTCATCCATACGAAGGACCTCAGGGTTGATGGGAACGTCGTTTACATCCCCATCTACATGACGATGTGCCTGTGA
- a CDS encoding redox-regulated ATPase YchF has translation MPGDYMQIGIVGKPNVGKSTMFGAATMAPVEIANYPFTTIEPNKGVGYVRYPCPCKELGITCNPHNSLCINGTRMIPVDLLDVAGLVPDAWQGKGLGNKFLDDLRQADALINVVDASGSTNIEGIPGKPGEFDPTEDVTFLRHEIDCWMREIIKDGLGKIARQAKMNGSKPEEVLADRLAGLKVTEGQIKAALEKAPLPSDPTLWDDESLLKVCSEIRKASKPMIIAMNKADIAPKENLDKLSGLGEESVPTMAETELALKKAEKAGIIEYTPGDPTFRIKEGAKLNDAQRKALEYMKENMEKYGGTGIQKCLEDAVYKTLDYIPVFPVQDESKLCDQFGRVLPDCHLVPRGSTAKDLAYRIHTDLGDKFIRAVNCRTHRTVGADYVLEPGDIIRIVANK, from the coding sequence ATGCCCGGCGATTACATGCAAATAGGCATCGTCGGAAAACCGAACGTGGGGAAATCGACGATGTTCGGCGCCGCCACCATGGCCCCCGTCGAAATCGCCAACTATCCTTTCACAACCATCGAGCCCAACAAGGGCGTCGGATACGTGAGGTATCCCTGCCCCTGCAAGGAGCTCGGCATCACCTGCAACCCCCACAACTCTCTCTGCATCAACGGCACCAGGATGATCCCCGTCGACCTCCTGGACGTCGCCGGGCTGGTCCCGGACGCCTGGCAGGGAAAGGGCCTGGGCAACAAGTTCCTGGACGACCTCCGCCAGGCCGACGCGCTCATCAACGTGGTGGACGCCTCCGGCTCCACCAACATCGAGGGCATCCCCGGAAAGCCCGGGGAGTTCGACCCCACCGAGGACGTCACTTTCCTGAGGCATGAGATCGACTGCTGGATGAGGGAGATCATCAAGGACGGCCTGGGCAAGATCGCCAGGCAGGCCAAGATGAACGGCAGCAAGCCGGAGGAGGTCCTGGCGGACCGCCTCGCCGGGCTCAAGGTCACCGAGGGGCAGATCAAGGCCGCCCTCGAGAAGGCCCCCCTTCCGTCCGACCCCACCCTCTGGGACGATGAATCCCTCCTGAAGGTCTGCTCCGAGATCAGGAAGGCGTCCAAGCCCATGATCATCGCGATGAACAAGGCGGACATCGCGCCGAAGGAGAACCTGGACAAGCTCTCGGGCCTCGGAGAAGAGTCCGTCCCGACCATGGCCGAGACCGAGCTGGCGCTCAAGAAGGCCGAGAAGGCCGGCATCATCGAGTACACCCCCGGAGACCCGACGTTCAGGATCAAGGAGGGCGCGAAGCTGAACGATGCCCAGCGCAAGGCCCTCGAGTACATGAAGGAGAACATGGAGAAGTACGGCGGCACCGGCATCCAGAAATGCCTGGAGGACGCCGTCTACAAGACCCTCGACTACATACCCGTCTTCCCCGTGCAGGACGAGAGCAAGCTGTGCGACCAGTTCGGCCGCGTGCTCCCCGACTGCCATCTCGTCCCCCGCGGGTCCACCGCCAAGGACCTCGCGTACAGGATCCACACCGACCTGGGCGACAA